A window of Streptomyces marispadix contains these coding sequences:
- a CDS encoding chaplin family protein, translated as MRQVTRNGLITVAAAGGVLATFSGGTAFADTAAGSAAGSGALSGNNVNAPVNAPITVCGNTINVLGSLNSAAGCRGGGGGAPSADGQAGASDGIGSGNNIEAPINAPIDACGNSVNVVGLGNTGDGCDGPEEETPPGSEQPGNSTPTAPGSERPGADNPAGGGSEGTSDVTSASDLRTQSQSESGAGELAHTGAGDMIGVAAPVSAGLLIGGFVLYRRASRLAQR; from the coding sequence ATGAGACAGGTCACAAGAAACGGCCTGATCACCGTGGCCGCGGCGGGCGGCGTGCTCGCCACGTTCTCGGGAGGCACGGCGTTCGCCGACACGGCAGCCGGCTCGGCCGCGGGATCCGGGGCGCTCTCCGGCAACAACGTGAACGCGCCCGTAAACGCCCCGATCACCGTCTGCGGCAACACCATCAACGTCCTCGGCTCCCTCAACTCCGCGGCCGGGTGCCGCGGAGGCGGCGGCGGGGCGCCGTCGGCCGACGGCCAGGCCGGCGCCTCCGACGGCATCGGCTCGGGCAACAACATCGAGGCCCCGATCAACGCACCGATCGACGCGTGCGGCAACTCCGTCAACGTCGTCGGCCTCGGCAACACCGGGGACGGCTGCGATGGGCCGGAGGAGGAGACGCCGCCCGGCAGTGAGCAGCCGGGCAACTCGACGCCCACCGCCCCGGGTTCGGAGCGGCCGGGCGCCGACAACCCGGCAGGCGGCGGTTCCGAGGGCACTTCGGACGTCACCTCGGCCTCCGACCTGCGGACCCAGTCCCAGTCCGAGTCCGGTGCCGGAGAGTTGGCGCACACCGGCGCCGGCGACATGATCGGCGTCGCCGCGCCGGTGAGCGCGGGCCTGCTGATCGGGGGCTTCGTGCTCTACCGGCGGGCCTCGCGCCTCGCGCAGCGCTGA
- a CDS encoding DUF5703 family protein → MPEYEFRDVYVPRGVSRKAATRLLTDHAEYGHWELARTRLYPDGSRRVRLRRRIIRQLHATW, encoded by the coding sequence ATGCCGGAATACGAATTTCGCGATGTGTACGTGCCTCGCGGGGTCTCCCGCAAGGCGGCTACCCGACTGCTGACCGACCATGCCGAGTACGGGCACTGGGAGTTGGCCCGTACACGCCTGTACCCGGACGGCAGCCGCAGGGTGCGGCTGCGCCGCCGGATCATCCGCCAGCTCCACGCGACGTGGTGA
- a CDS encoding DUF2267 domain-containing protein, with the protein MQHDEFIGQVQARAHLDSRGAAEAGTRATLETLAERIPAAMADNLAAQLPGELGEHLRRVEYAPDVPQTGVRMSRQEFFDRVAERAGADTPKAVHEARSVVEVLEEATQGGLTDRIRQSLDEELASILFSGSTGTAGT; encoded by the coding sequence ATGCAGCACGACGAGTTCATCGGCCAGGTGCAGGCCCGCGCCCACCTGGACAGCCGCGGAGCGGCCGAGGCCGGCACCCGCGCCACCCTTGAGACGCTGGCGGAACGAATCCCGGCCGCGATGGCGGACAATCTGGCCGCACAACTGCCGGGGGAGCTGGGCGAGCACCTGCGCCGGGTCGAGTACGCACCGGACGTGCCGCAGACCGGCGTACGGATGAGCCGCCAGGAGTTCTTCGACAGGGTCGCCGAACGCGCCGGGGCCGATACCCCGAAGGCCGTGCACGAGGCCCGCAGCGTGGTCGAGGTCCTGGAGGAGGCGACCCAGGGCGGGCTCACCGACCGCATCCGGCAGTCCCTGGACGAGGAACTCGCCTCCATTCTCTTCTCCGGCAGCACGGGCACGGCCGGGACTTGA
- a CDS encoding M20/M25/M40 family metallo-hydrolase, translating to MNQSTPAPTGAGASAESEVVDLCRDLIRIDTSNYGGNEGPGERAAAEYVAEKLAEAGLEPEIFESRPGRASTVARIEGEDSSRPALLIHGHTDVVPANAEDWTHDPFSGEIADGCVWGRGAVDMKDMDAMTLAVVRDRLRSGRRPPRDVVLAFLADEEAGGVYGARHLVDNHRDLFDGVTEAIGEVGGFSFTVNENLRLYLVETAQKGMHWMRLTVDGTAGHGSMTNNDNAITELCEAVGRLGRHKFPVRVTKTVRSFLDELSDALGTELDPEDMEETLAKLGGIAKIIGATLQNTAAPTQLGAGYKVNVIPGQATAHVDGRFLPGHEEEFLADLDRVLGPRVRREDVHADKALETSFDGALVDAMQVSLKAEDPAAHAVPYMLSGGTDAKSFDDLGIRCFGFAPLKLPPELDFAGMFHGVDERVPVEGLKFGVRVLDRFLDQC from the coding sequence GTGAACCAGTCGACCCCTGCACCGACCGGTGCCGGAGCGAGCGCCGAGAGTGAGGTCGTCGACCTCTGCCGTGACCTCATCCGGATCGACACCAGCAACTACGGCGGCAATGAGGGGCCGGGTGAGCGGGCAGCGGCCGAGTACGTCGCGGAGAAGCTCGCGGAGGCCGGACTCGAACCGGAGATCTTCGAATCCCGCCCCGGCCGCGCCTCCACCGTGGCCCGTATCGAGGGTGAGGACTCCTCCCGACCCGCGCTGCTGATCCACGGCCACACCGACGTCGTCCCCGCCAACGCCGAGGACTGGACCCACGACCCCTTCTCCGGGGAGATCGCGGACGGCTGCGTATGGGGACGCGGCGCAGTCGACATGAAGGACATGGACGCGATGACCCTCGCCGTGGTGAGGGACCGGCTGCGCAGCGGCCGGCGGCCCCCGCGCGACGTGGTGCTGGCGTTCCTCGCCGACGAGGAGGCCGGTGGCGTCTACGGCGCACGGCACCTGGTCGACAACCACCGCGACCTCTTCGACGGCGTGACGGAGGCCATCGGCGAGGTCGGCGGCTTCTCCTTCACCGTCAACGAGAACCTGCGTCTCTATCTGGTGGAGACCGCCCAGAAGGGCATGCACTGGATGCGGCTCACGGTCGACGGCACGGCCGGGCACGGCTCGATGACGAACAACGACAACGCCATCACCGAACTGTGCGAAGCAGTAGGGCGGTTGGGCCGCCACAAGTTCCCCGTGCGGGTGACGAAGACCGTACGGTCCTTCCTCGACGAGCTGTCCGACGCGCTCGGCACCGAACTCGACCCCGAGGACATGGAGGAGACGCTCGCCAAGCTCGGCGGCATCGCGAAGATCATCGGCGCCACTCTCCAGAACACCGCGGCTCCAACCCAGCTGGGTGCGGGCTACAAGGTCAACGTCATCCCCGGCCAGGCCACGGCGCACGTCGACGGACGGTTCCTGCCGGGCCACGAGGAGGAGTTCCTCGCCGACCTGGACCGCGTACTGGGGCCCCGCGTACGCCGCGAGGACGTGCACGCCGACAAGGCGCTGGAGACGAGCTTCGACGGCGCGCTGGTCGACGCGATGCAGGTCTCACTCAAGGCCGAGGACCCGGCCGCGCACGCGGTGCCGTACATGCTCTCCGGCGGTACGGACGCCAAGTCCTTCGACGATCTGGGCATCCGCTGCTTCGGTTTCGCGCCGCTGAAGCTGCCGCCCGAGCTGGACTTCGCCGGGATGTTCCACGGCGTGGACGAGCGAGTGCCCGTGGAGGGCCTGAAGTTCGGGGTGCGCGTACTCGACCGCTTCCTCGACCAGTGCTGA
- a CDS encoding WhiB family transcriptional regulator → MDWRHHAACRDEDPELFFPIGTTGPALMQIEEAKTVCRRCPVAEHCLSAGFGQYYGIWGGVSETERQSMRHRARKAALRHRG, encoded by the coding sequence GTGGACTGGCGACACCACGCGGCCTGCCGGGACGAGGACCCCGAACTGTTCTTCCCGATCGGTACCACCGGTCCGGCGCTGATGCAGATCGAGGAGGCCAAGACGGTCTGCCGCCGCTGCCCCGTCGCGGAGCACTGCCTGAGCGCGGGCTTCGGCCAGTACTACGGCATATGGGGCGGCGTCTCCGAGACTGAGCGACAGTCGATGCGGCATCGCGCCCGTAAGGCGGCACTTCGGCATCGCGGCTGA
- a CDS encoding CBS domain-containing protein: protein MAQHIGEIMTPDPVTATPRASIAEISRMMREGDIGEVLIVENGKVRGMVTDRDLVVRAVADALDPETTVAQDVCSADLATCPPDAEIDEAVQLMRDNAIRRLPVIEGDRLVGTVSIGDLAIERDRSSALADISAASPNR, encoded by the coding sequence ATGGCACAGCACATCGGCGAGATCATGACCCCCGACCCCGTGACGGCGACGCCCAGAGCGTCCATCGCAGAGATCTCCCGCATGATGCGCGAGGGGGACATCGGTGAGGTGCTGATCGTCGAGAACGGGAAAGTCCGCGGCATGGTCACCGACCGTGACCTCGTCGTCCGCGCCGTCGCCGACGCCCTCGACCCCGAGACCACCGTCGCCCAGGACGTGTGCAGCGCCGATCTGGCGACGTGCCCGCCCGACGCGGAGATAGACGAGGCCGTCCAGCTCATGCGGGACAACGCGATACGCCGTCTCCCCGTGATCGAGGGCGACAGGCTCGTCGGCACCGTGAGCATCGGTGACCTTGCCATCGAGCGCGACAGAAGCTCCGCGCTCGCGGACATCAGCGCGGCTTCGCCCAACCGCTAG
- a CDS encoding helix-hairpin-helix domain-containing protein, producing MTDDKAAELLAAVRAVESGERSAASFFTDTAQPPAAPRPQRPATPAGPRTASPGPDRRPGPAAVPDGLREVLAAGGAPEALAPRVAESLGEQAGPLLREDPWQLLSVPGVRPEQADGFARALLGDDSGPGDERRAQALVVWLLERAALKGHTALEPAALSKGLSQYAVPEPDEAVRTAVDAGAVLVFEDALDAMPAGGGPSPGAAAQSGEGDDGAEERPVRLLLGLDRYALAEESLADGLARVINGAGQGTAPGEAPDAWESAAASASSPSAAELIRAVAGHGLVAHTGGEAARAEPAALLAAAERLGLRACAAAHTAGGRDRLAALLADAAGSEGVPGPSEQKEPGERADPREQGERDRQAVVTVAGLLDGREGPARDAEGAWALDLLIVCDAPQLDAETAAALVESLPDGARLVLSGDPGVLGAAGPGQVFADVIASGACPRVASRTPDPGPIGELVSGIGIGELGQVDAPGKEVVVVPVRDAGEAVHRTVQLVADSVPRAIGVPVEETQVITTGHGGAAGTRALNAALKERLRPGPGRFDGFDPGDRVVHSPSRGRTTPAVVVSGEEEGLRLEHSGTGEQVVVARDRVADEVRHGWAITAHQAVGMRWPAVVAVLPGDATEALDREWVYTAFGRGERHLSVVQGAEDALPRAVASVTAPPRTTRLRVLLTQSARAAEAATASPAGSAAGGGPE from the coding sequence GTGACGGACGACAAGGCAGCCGAACTCCTCGCGGCGGTAAGGGCTGTGGAGAGCGGCGAGCGTTCAGCCGCGTCGTTCTTCACCGACACCGCACAGCCGCCTGCCGCGCCGCGACCGCAGCGCCCGGCGACGCCCGCGGGGCCGCGGACGGCTTCCCCGGGGCCGGACAGGCGGCCGGGCCCGGCCGCCGTGCCCGACGGGCTGCGCGAGGTGCTGGCGGCGGGCGGCGCCCCCGAGGCGCTGGCGCCCCGTGTCGCCGAATCCCTCGGCGAGCAGGCCGGGCCGCTGCTGCGTGAGGACCCCTGGCAGTTGCTCTCAGTCCCCGGCGTACGGCCGGAGCAGGCGGACGGCTTCGCACGCGCCCTGCTGGGCGATGACAGCGGCCCCGGCGACGAGCGCCGCGCACAGGCGCTGGTGGTGTGGCTGCTGGAGCGAGCGGCACTGAAGGGGCATACGGCCCTGGAGCCTGCCGCGCTGTCGAAGGGCCTGTCGCAGTACGCGGTTCCGGAGCCCGACGAGGCGGTGCGTACCGCCGTCGACGCGGGAGCCGTCCTGGTCTTTGAAGACGCGCTCGACGCCATGCCCGCGGGCGGCGGCCCCTCCCCGGGCGCCGCGGCGCAGAGCGGGGAAGGCGACGACGGGGCCGAAGAGCGGCCCGTACGGCTGCTGTTGGGGCTGGACCGCTATGCGCTGGCGGAGGAGAGCCTGGCGGACGGGCTGGCGCGGGTGATCAACGGCGCAGGTCAGGGCACAGCCCCCGGGGAGGCGCCCGATGCGTGGGAGAGCGCCGCGGCGTCGGCCTCGTCGCCGTCGGCGGCGGAGCTGATCCGTGCGGTGGCCGGTCATGGGCTGGTCGCACACACCGGCGGCGAGGCCGCACGAGCCGAGCCTGCCGCTCTTCTCGCCGCCGCGGAACGGCTGGGGCTGCGCGCATGTGCAGCCGCGCACACCGCCGGCGGACGCGACCGCCTCGCCGCGCTTCTCGCCGACGCGGCCGGGAGCGAGGGCGTGCCCGGCCCGTCAGAGCAGAAAGAGCCGGGAGAGCGAGCAGATCCGCGCGAGCAGGGCGAGCGGGACCGGCAGGCGGTCGTCACCGTCGCAGGGCTGCTGGACGGCCGCGAGGGTCCGGCCCGTGACGCGGAAGGCGCGTGGGCGCTCGATCTGCTGATCGTCTGCGACGCCCCCCAGCTCGACGCGGAGACGGCCGCCGCCCTCGTAGAGTCCCTTCCCGACGGGGCTCGCCTGGTGCTCAGCGGCGACCCGGGCGTGCTGGGCGCGGCCGGTCCCGGCCAGGTCTTCGCCGATGTGATCGCCTCGGGAGCCTGCCCGCGCGTGGCCTCGCGTACGCCGGACCCCGGGCCGATCGGCGAGCTGGTCTCCGGAATCGGCATCGGCGAACTGGGCCAGGTCGACGCCCCCGGCAAGGAGGTCGTGGTCGTACCGGTGCGGGACGCGGGCGAGGCCGTGCATCGCACCGTTCAGCTCGTGGCGGACTCGGTGCCGCGTGCCATCGGCGTTCCCGTGGAGGAGACCCAGGTGATCACGACGGGCCACGGCGGAGCGGCGGGCACCAGGGCGCTGAACGCCGCCCTGAAGGAGCGGCTGCGCCCCGGCCCGGGCCGCTTCGACGGTTTCGACCCGGGCGACCGCGTCGTCCACAGCCCGTCCCGTGGCCGTACGACACCGGCAGTGGTCGTATCCGGCGAGGAGGAGGGCCTGCGCCTGGAGCACTCCGGCACGGGCGAGCAGGTCGTCGTCGCACGCGACCGCGTCGCGGACGAGGTCAGGCACGGCTGGGCGATCACGGCCCATCAGGCGGTGGGCATGCGCTGGCCCGCCGTGGTGGCGGTGCTGCCGGGCGATGCGACCGAGGCGCTCGACCGCGAGTGGGTCTACACGGCGTTCGGGCGCGGCGAGCGTCATCTGTCGGTCGTACAGGGCGCGGAGGACGCGCTTCCGAGGGCCGTGGCTTCGGTGACCGCCCCGCCTCGCACGACGCGGCTGCGTGTGCTGCTGACACAGTCCGCCCGAGCGGCCGAGGCCGCGACGGCTTCACCGGCTGGGAGCGCGGCGGGCGGCGGCCCGGAGTAG
- a CDS encoding TIGR03557 family F420-dependent LLM class oxidoreductase, which translates to MEIGYKLAAEAFGPQELIRQAVAAETAGFDFVEMSDHFHPWLESQGHSPFVWSVLGAVAARTERIGLATGVTCPTLRYHPAVVAQAAATMALVSDGRFVLGVGSGERLNEHVVGREFPDSIRVRQEMLREALHIIRLLWKGGYQTYEGTHLRCEDARIFDLPPRPPLVAVAAGGRDAARIAAELGDGLFATEDRPEIMRHYREAGGDGPGYAEVPVAWAPQEEAAARAALETSRWALTGWKVMSELPNPVNFAAATASVRMEDITETFACGPDPKRCLHAARRFTDAGFDRLVLMNAGPDPDGFLDFYDRELREPLKAMRAAVTTG; encoded by the coding sequence ATGGAGATCGGCTACAAGCTGGCGGCCGAGGCGTTCGGCCCGCAGGAACTCATCCGTCAGGCGGTGGCCGCCGAGACGGCGGGCTTCGACTTCGTGGAGATGAGCGACCACTTCCACCCCTGGCTGGAGAGCCAGGGCCACTCGCCGTTCGTGTGGTCCGTCCTCGGCGCCGTCGCGGCCAGGACCGAACGCATCGGGCTTGCGACGGGCGTCACTTGCCCGACTCTCCGCTACCATCCGGCCGTCGTCGCCCAGGCCGCGGCCACCATGGCCCTGGTGTCGGACGGCCGTTTCGTCCTCGGCGTCGGTTCCGGGGAACGCCTCAACGAACATGTCGTGGGGCGTGAGTTCCCGGACTCGATCCGCGTGCGCCAGGAGATGCTGCGCGAAGCACTGCACATCATCCGCCTTTTGTGGAAGGGCGGTTACCAGACCTACGAGGGCACCCATCTGCGCTGCGAGGACGCGCGGATCTTCGATCTGCCGCCGCGTCCGCCGCTCGTCGCGGTGGCGGCCGGCGGCCGGGACGCCGCGCGTATCGCCGCGGAACTCGGCGACGGACTGTTCGCGACCGAGGACAGGCCGGAGATCATGCGCCACTACCGCGAGGCCGGAGGCGACGGGCCCGGCTATGCCGAAGTGCCCGTGGCCTGGGCCCCTCAGGAAGAGGCGGCCGCACGGGCGGCGTTGGAGACGTCACGCTGGGCGCTGACCGGCTGGAAGGTGATGAGCGAACTGCCCAACCCCGTCAACTTCGCAGCGGCCACCGCCTCCGTACGCATGGAGGACATCACCGAGACGTTCGCCTGCGGCCCGGACCCGAAGCGCTGTCTCCACGCCGCCCGACGCTTCACGGACGCCGGTTTCGACCGCCTCGTCCTGATGAACGCCGGCCCGGACCCGGACGGTTTCCTCGACTTCTACGACCGTGAACTGCGAGAGCCGCTGAAGGCGATGAGGGCTGCCGTCACCACGGGGTGA
- a CDS encoding aldehyde dehydrogenase family protein, protein MTGTGRLASFSPATGAKLADYPVDGPAEVAAAVGRAREAAKSWARAGWKGRRAALLAYKRALATRTGEIAEVIAAETGKPDHDARSEVLLAVIHLDWAARHARRVLGRRRVAPGLLSAHQRALLAYRPLGVVGVIGPWNYPVYTPMGSIGYALAAGNGVVFKPSELTPGTGVLLARIWNETLPEHTDLLCTVTGEGPTGEALARSAVDKVAFTGSPATARKVAAACAETLTPLTAEGGGKDAVLVGGDLDDAGLDRAAEAVVWGAMSNAGQTCAGVERVYAVASVHEALCERIVRRAKQVVTGPSQPGPDGEGSGGDAESEGGDGRAAGHEAHYGPMTLPSQLGTIEHHLKEAADAGARVLLGGPESVRAPYVHPVVLADVPEDSPVMREETFGPLVAVNSVSDLDEAVERANASSYALGAAVFTGSARAGQEAASKLRAGVVSVGSVLGFAAIPSLPFGGSGDSGYGRVHGEEGLHAFASPQAITVRRFAPLADLTSYATPREKASRMVELARRLHARM, encoded by the coding sequence ATGACCGGCACCGGACGTCTCGCCTCCTTCTCTCCCGCCACCGGGGCAAAGCTCGCCGACTACCCGGTGGACGGCCCCGCTGAGGTGGCGGCAGCGGTGGGCCGCGCCCGGGAGGCGGCCAAGTCCTGGGCGCGGGCGGGCTGGAAGGGACGCAGGGCGGCGCTGCTCGCCTACAAACGCGCGCTGGCCACCCGTACCGGTGAGATCGCCGAAGTCATCGCGGCCGAGACCGGCAAGCCGGACCACGACGCGCGCAGTGAGGTGCTGCTGGCCGTCATCCACCTCGACTGGGCGGCCCGCCACGCCCGGCGTGTGCTGGGCCGCCGCCGGGTCGCACCGGGCCTGCTGTCGGCGCATCAGCGGGCGCTGCTGGCATATCGGCCGCTCGGAGTGGTCGGCGTGATCGGCCCGTGGAACTACCCCGTCTACACGCCCATGGGCTCCATCGGCTACGCGCTGGCCGCAGGCAACGGCGTCGTCTTCAAACCGTCCGAACTCACCCCGGGCACAGGCGTCCTGCTCGCGCGCATCTGGAACGAGACCCTCCCGGAACACACCGACCTGCTGTGCACCGTGACCGGCGAGGGCCCCACCGGGGAGGCGCTGGCACGCTCCGCCGTGGACAAGGTGGCGTTCACCGGTTCACCGGCCACCGCCCGCAAGGTCGCCGCGGCCTGCGCGGAGACCCTGACCCCGCTGACGGCCGAGGGCGGCGGCAAGGACGCGGTGCTCGTCGGCGGCGACCTGGACGACGCCGGGCTGGACCGGGCGGCGGAGGCCGTCGTGTGGGGCGCCATGTCGAACGCGGGCCAGACCTGCGCGGGCGTGGAACGCGTGTACGCGGTCGCATCGGTGCACGAGGCGCTGTGCGAGCGCATCGTGCGGCGGGCGAAGCAGGTCGTGACGGGACCTTCGCAGCCGGGGCCTGACGGCGAAGGGAGCGGCGGGGACGCCGAGAGCGAAGGGGGCGACGGCCGCGCCGCCGGACACGAGGCCCACTACGGCCCGATGACGCTGCCCTCCCAACTGGGCACGATCGAACACCACTTGAAGGAGGCAGCCGACGCGGGCGCCCGCGTGCTGCTCGGCGGGCCGGAGTCGGTGCGTGCGCCGTACGTCCACCCCGTGGTGCTGGCGGACGTGCCGGAGGACTCGCCCGTCATGCGGGAGGAGACCTTCGGCCCCCTCGTCGCGGTGAACTCCGTAAGCGACCTGGACGAGGCCGTTGAACGCGCCAACGCCTCCTCATACGCCCTCGGCGCCGCCGTGTTCACCGGCTCCGCCCGCGCCGGGCAGGAGGCGGCTTCGAAGCTGCGTGCCGGTGTCGTCTCGGTGGGGTCCGTGCTCGGCTTCGCCGCGATTCCGTCACTGCCGTTCGGGGGCTCGGGCGACTCCGGCTACGGCCGTGTACACGGCGAGGAGGGCCTGCACGCATTCGCGTCCCCGCAGGCGATCACGGTACGTCGCTTCGCACCGCTCGCCGATCTGACGTCGTACGCGACCCCCCGGGAGAAGGCGTCCCGCATGGTGGAGCTGGCACGCCGCCTCCACGCACGCATGTGA
- a CDS encoding TIGR03557 family F420-dependent LLM class oxidoreductase: MATANAMTYGYFLTCEDHGPRALLEQARMAEDAGFTSLWISDHYHPWTTTQGHSPFVWSVIGALAEATSLPVETAVTCPMLRTHPAVVAQAAATSAVLLGGDRFRLGVGSGEALNEHILGTVWPEAPVRLEMLEEAVAVIRKLLSGDEISHHGKHYTVENARLYDVPDEPVPIDISGFGPAAVELASRIGDGFITMEPDGDSVARFRRGGTGRPALGGLKVCYDTDRGVAVRTVHERWPNMFLPGELGQVLPTTAHFEQASGLVTEQHVKDAGIPCGDDPEEHIRNVRAYADAGFDAVFVNQIGPDLRAFFDFYRTKVLPQLPS, translated from the coding sequence ATGGCTACCGCGAACGCGATGACGTACGGATACTTCCTGACGTGTGAGGACCACGGTCCACGGGCGCTGCTGGAGCAGGCCCGCATGGCCGAGGACGCGGGCTTCACCTCGCTGTGGATCTCGGACCACTACCACCCGTGGACCACCACGCAGGGACACTCGCCCTTCGTATGGTCGGTGATCGGGGCCCTGGCCGAGGCGACTTCCCTGCCTGTGGAGACCGCGGTGACCTGCCCCATGCTGCGTACTCACCCCGCCGTCGTCGCACAGGCGGCGGCGACGTCCGCGGTGTTGCTCGGCGGCGACCGCTTCAGGCTGGGCGTGGGCAGCGGCGAAGCGCTGAACGAACACATCCTGGGGACGGTCTGGCCGGAGGCTCCGGTGCGTCTGGAGATGCTGGAGGAGGCCGTCGCCGTCATCAGGAAGCTGCTGAGCGGCGACGAGATCAGCCATCACGGCAAGCACTACACCGTGGAGAACGCCCGCCTGTACGACGTGCCCGACGAGCCGGTGCCCATCGACATCAGCGGATTCGGGCCCGCCGCCGTGGAGTTGGCCTCCCGCATCGGCGACGGTTTCATCACCATGGAGCCGGACGGGGATTCCGTGGCCCGCTTCCGGCGCGGCGGCACGGGCCGCCCGGCACTCGGCGGTCTGAAGGTGTGCTACGACACGGACCGCGGAGTCGCCGTACGTACGGTCCACGAACGCTGGCCGAACATGTTCCTGCCCGGCGAGCTGGGCCAAGTGCTCCCCACGACCGCGCACTTCGAGCAGGCGAGCGGCCTCGTGACGGAGCAGCACGTGAAGGACGCGGGCATCCCGTGCGGCGACGATCCCGAGGAGCACATCCGCAATGTGCGGGCCTATGCCGACGCCGGATTCGATGCCGTCTTCGTCAATCAGATCGGTCCCGACCTGCGTGCGTTCTTCGACTTCTACCGCACCAAGGTGCTGCCGCAGCTTCCGAGTTGA
- a CDS encoding aldo/keto reductase — MEARHLGRTGLRVSRIGLGTLTWARDTGERDAADQLKTFWEAGGTLVDTADVYGDGGAEYLLGRLLEGLVPRRDLVLATKAGSVPDPDRRFDCSRGHLLAALDASLERLRTDYVDLWQVHAFDPATPLDETLQALDIAVSTGRARYVGVSNFSGWQLAKAATWQLAAPGTRTRLASTQMEYSLLQRGVERELLPAAVDLGLGLLPSSPLGRGVLTAKYRRCDPPPDSRGASEHLAPFIAPYLDETAGSIVDAVSTAADGLAVSPLLVALAWVRDRPGVTAPIVGARTAAQLSEALSVEGLTLPDEICRALDDVSAPVHRYPDQDWSEL; from the coding sequence ATGGAGGCAAGGCACCTCGGCCGTACCGGCCTGCGCGTATCCCGAATCGGTCTCGGCACGCTCACCTGGGCACGGGACACCGGGGAGCGGGACGCCGCCGACCAGCTCAAGACGTTCTGGGAAGCGGGCGGCACGCTGGTCGACACCGCGGACGTCTACGGGGACGGCGGCGCCGAATACCTCCTGGGCAGGCTGCTGGAGGGCCTCGTGCCCCGGCGTGACCTGGTGCTGGCGACGAAGGCGGGGAGCGTGCCCGACCCCGACCGGCGCTTCGACTGCTCCCGCGGGCATCTCCTCGCGGCGCTGGACGCGTCCCTGGAGCGGCTGCGCACCGACTACGTCGACCTGTGGCAGGTGCACGCCTTCGACCCGGCCACTCCGCTCGACGAGACGCTCCAGGCGCTGGACATCGCGGTCAGCACGGGACGTGCGCGCTATGTGGGCGTCTCCAACTTCAGCGGCTGGCAGCTCGCCAAGGCCGCCACATGGCAGCTCGCAGCCCCCGGTACACGCACCCGGCTCGCGAGCACACAGATGGAGTACTCCCTGCTCCAGCGCGGCGTCGAGCGCGAACTGCTGCCCGCCGCCGTCGACTTGGGGCTCGGGCTGCTGCCCTCGTCGCCGCTGGGGCGCGGTGTGCTCACGGCCAAGTACCGTCGCTGCGACCCTCCGCCGGACTCGCGCGGCGCCTCCGAGCACCTCGCGCCGTTCATCGCCCCGTACCTCGACGAGACGGCCGGGAGCATCGTCGACGCCGTCTCGACCGCGGCCGACGGACTGGCCGTATCGCCGCTGCTCGTCGCGCTGGCCTGGGTACGGGACCGGCCGGGAGTGACCGCTCCGATCGTCGGGGCGCGCACCGCCGCGCAGCTCTCCGAGGCGTTGTCAGTGGAGGGTCTTACTCTTCCTGACGAGATCTGCCGCGCGCTGGACGACGTCTCGGCGCCGGTGCACCGCTACCCCGACCAGGACTGGAGCGAGCTGTGA